The following are from one region of the Geoalkalibacter subterraneus genome:
- a CDS encoding flavin reductase family protein: protein MKKRQLGSCVTFFPQPTTLIASCDDEGQCNLMTASWAGIISKTPPTMAISLNQARKTYENIVQSGCFSVNMVPASLAVEADFCGLKSGRDLDKSEVTGLVLEKASHIEAPLVQSCPLNVECRCIGEYPLGDYRLIMGEILEIHAADDAFDADGKMDARIFDPLVYLGGIREYWNLGEKVAQAYQDGLKLTPRK, encoded by the coding sequence GTGAAAAAAAGACAACTTGGCTCCTGTGTCACTTTCTTCCCCCAACCGACCACCCTGATCGCCTCCTGTGATGATGAAGGTCAATGCAACCTGATGACCGCCTCCTGGGCGGGAATCATCAGCAAAACCCCTCCCACCATGGCGATCTCCCTCAACCAGGCCCGCAAAACGTATGAGAACATCGTTCAATCTGGGTGCTTCAGCGTCAACATGGTCCCTGCATCCCTGGCGGTGGAGGCCGATTTCTGCGGGCTCAAATCGGGGCGTGACCTGGATAAAAGCGAGGTGACCGGCCTGGTTTTGGAGAAGGCGAGTCACATCGAAGCGCCGCTGGTGCAGTCCTGCCCTCTGAACGTGGAATGCCGCTGTATTGGTGAGTATCCACTGGGAGATTATCGGCTGATTATGGGGGAAATCCTCGAGATCCACGCAGCTGATGATGCTTTTGACGCGGACGGAAAAATGGATGCACGGATTTTCGATCCGCTGGTCTACCTGGGTGGTATCCGGGAGTACTGGAATCTGGGCGAGAAGGTGGCTCAGGCCTACCAGGACGGTTTGAAACTGACGCCGCGTAAGTAA
- the panB gene encoding 3-methyl-2-oxobutanoate hydroxymethyltransferase, translating into MARQKTILDIQKMKAEGERITMLTAYDYPFARLMDQCGIDMILVGDSLGTAVAGHDTTLPVTMDEMIYHAKAVVRAVESAFVVVDMPFMSYQTDVRDARYNAGRLIKEGGAQAVKIEGGCNMAETIAAITAMDIPVVGHIGLTPQSIHRMGGYRVQGRQEEQAKRLLDDARAVEQAGAFAVVLEGIPRKLAAEITRELSIPTIGIGAGVDCDGQVLVIHDILGLCEKYSPKFVKKFADVSGMIRQGIDDYIREVKDGEFPTPDHSFD; encoded by the coding sequence ATGGCCCGACAGAAAACAATTCTGGATATTCAGAAAATGAAGGCGGAAGGGGAGCGGATCACCATGCTGACCGCTTATGATTATCCCTTCGCCCGGTTGATGGACCAGTGCGGCATCGATATGATCCTGGTCGGAGATTCACTCGGAACCGCAGTGGCGGGGCACGATACGACTCTGCCCGTCACCATGGACGAGATGATCTATCATGCAAAAGCCGTTGTGCGTGCCGTTGAATCGGCTTTTGTTGTGGTCGATATGCCGTTCATGTCCTATCAGACCGATGTGCGTGACGCGCGTTACAATGCGGGGCGCCTGATCAAGGAAGGCGGCGCCCAGGCAGTCAAGATCGAGGGCGGGTGCAACATGGCCGAAACCATTGCCGCCATTACAGCGATGGACATCCCTGTCGTGGGGCATATCGGTCTGACGCCCCAGTCCATCCATCGTATGGGGGGCTACCGCGTTCAGGGACGGCAGGAAGAGCAGGCTAAGCGCCTGCTGGATGATGCCCGCGCGGTTGAGCAGGCCGGGGCTTTTGCCGTGGTGCTGGAGGGGATTCCCCGCAAGCTGGCGGCGGAAATCACCCGGGAACTGAGCATCCCCACGATCGGCATCGGCGCCGGCGTCGACTGCGACGGGCAGGTGCTGGTGATTCACGACATCCTGGGATTGTGCGAGAAGTATTCTCCCAAATTCGTCAAGAAGTTCGCCGATGTTTCCGGAATGATCCGGCAGGGGATCGACGACTACATCCGCGAGGTCAAAGATGGCGAGTTCCCCACCCCGGACCATTCTTTTGATTAA
- the panC gene encoding pantoate--beta-alanine ligase, with protein MKIIENVQEMQQLCLDARQNRERIAFVPTMGYLHEGHLSLVRAARQQGDRVVLSIFVNPTQFGVGEDFDRYPRDLTRDAQMAEAEGADWIFAPRASDMYPQGYATFVDVEGLTETLCGRSRPGHFRGVTTVVAKLFAIVQPHVAYFGNKDFQQLAVIRRMTTDLNFPVDVRGLPIVREEDGLAMSSRNVNLSAEQRQQALSLYTSIELAQRMVREGETRSATLIDAIRSRIEQEPDAQIDYVQICDQDSLQDVEEVDARSVLLLAVKIGDTRLIDNHHFASTFDAA; from the coding sequence ATGAAAATTATCGAAAATGTTCAGGAGATGCAGCAGCTGTGCCTGGACGCCCGTCAAAATCGCGAGCGCATCGCGTTCGTACCGACCATGGGTTACCTGCACGAAGGGCATCTGAGCCTGGTGCGCGCCGCGCGGCAGCAGGGCGACCGGGTGGTGCTGAGTATCTTCGTCAATCCGACCCAGTTCGGCGTCGGCGAAGATTTCGACCGCTATCCCCGCGACCTGACCCGTGACGCGCAGATGGCCGAAGCCGAAGGGGCCGATTGGATCTTTGCCCCGCGCGCTTCGGACATGTATCCGCAGGGCTATGCGACTTTTGTCGACGTCGAAGGGTTGACCGAAACCCTGTGCGGGCGCAGCCGCCCCGGTCATTTCCGTGGGGTAACTACGGTGGTGGCTAAGCTGTTCGCCATCGTTCAGCCTCATGTGGCCTATTTCGGCAACAAGGATTTTCAGCAGCTCGCCGTGATCCGCCGCATGACCACCGATCTGAACTTCCCGGTGGATGTCCGCGGGCTTCCCATCGTGCGGGAAGAAGACGGCCTGGCCATGAGTTCGCGCAACGTGAATTTATCGGCGGAGCAGCGTCAGCAGGCTTTGTCCCTCTACACGTCCATCGAGCTTGCACAGCGCATGGTGCGCGAGGGTGAAACCCGCTCCGCCACCCTTATCGACGCCATCAGGTCGCGCATCGAGCAGGAACCGGACGCACAGATCGATTATGTCCAGATCTGCGACCAGGATTCGCTGCAGGACGTCGAGGAGGTCGATGCACGATCCGTTCTGCTGCTGGCGGTCAAGATCGGCGACACCCGCCTGATCGACAATCACCATTTCGCGTCCACCTTCGATGCGGCCTGA